In Corylus avellana chromosome ca2, CavTom2PMs-1.0, the following proteins share a genomic window:
- the LOC132169242 gene encoding disease resistance protein RPM1-like, producing the protein MTETVVTLVINELVQLIAHESKLLRGVHRDVMDIRDELESIQCFLKDADRGDLQDGVKTWVKQVREVAYHIEDVIDEYVLHVAQHRHQQSFIAFLHKIGHLFKKLKPRHDIVTKIQDIKISIREIKERSERYGFSSLEQGSSSSESSVTCHDPRVGALFIEEDEVVGIESTKDELVSWLVGGVSKRSVISIVGIGGIGKTTLAKKVYENELVKGHFDSRVWITVSQSYNVQKILMSMTKKVYCENEMAPEQIDMTDEITLISQLRKYLQQKRYVVVFDDVWKSEFWEIVKHALPCNDRGSRIIITTRSDLIGVSCKESLFDQVHKLQPLSQDKAWELFCRKAFQSEFQRCCPKELVKLSMDIVKKCEGLPLAIVAIGGLLSTKEKVPLEWKKLHDSLSSELECNPHLTSVTKILSLSYHDLPCYLKSCYLYFGIFPEDYSITGERLFWLWVAEGFIKEKKGKPLEDVAKEYLMELIHRNLVQVSFGELDYELFRKYRIHDLLHEIILSKAGELNFCQVLEAGDTTFPIKSRCLSIHDARENIFETSEYSRVRSVFLFNINEMPNSFIVKLFKKFKLLKVLDFEDAPIDYLPQEVGNLFHLKYLCLRRTKVKILPKSVGRLHNLQTLNVVETAVRELPIEIFRLYKLRQILAHSHDFEIKSSFYSVRGVKVHEGVGCLNELQALSIIEANHHGVGLFEELRKLSRLKMLAISNMTAERGSALCISIQNMVHLKILFVGSISEDEIIDLQSISSPPPFLEHLSLRGRLVKLPSWIPKLQNLITLLLFFSSLEEDPLPRVQALPNLITLSLNHVYDGGQLYFEEGGFRKLKRLTLRELKTLKMVEIDRGSLPSLEQLEIGPCPQMKEVPAGIQHLKSLKILDFYEMLGEFVLRMQPDGGEDYWKVKMVTTIRLRYRIKGERYQIYQLGDSALLERLQR; encoded by the coding sequence ATGACAGAAACCGTTGTGACCCTTGTCATCAATGAGTTGGTTCAGTTGATTGCTCATGAATCAAAATTGCTAAGGGGTGTCCACCGAGATGTTATGGACATTAGAGATGAACTTGAGAGCATCCAGTGTTTCCTCAAAGATGCAGATAGAGGAGACCTCCAAGATGGCGTCAAAACATGGGTGAAACAAGTAAGAGAAGTAGCCTATCATATAGAAGATGTAATTGATGAATATGTTCTTCACGTGGCACAACATCGTCATCAGCAAAGTTTTATTGCTTTCCTCCATAAAATTGGccacttattcaaaaaattaaaaccacgtCATGACATTGTTACAAAGATTCAagatatcaaaatatcaatccGTGAAATCAAGGAAAGAAGTGAAAGATATGGTTTTAGTTCCTTAGAGCAAGGATCAAGTAGTAGTGAATCTAGTGTTACATGCCATGACCCTAGAGTGGGTGCACTTTTCATTGAGGAAGATGAAGTTGTGGGCATTGAATCTACTAAGGATGAGCTCGTAAGTTGGTTGGTGGGGGGAGTATCTAAACGATCTGTTATTTCAATTGTAGGCATAGgcggaattggtaagacaactcttGCTAAGAAAGTATATGAGAATGAATTAGTGAAAGGACATTTTGACAGCCGTGTTTGGATCACAGTGTCTCAGTCATACAACGTCCAGAAGATACTCATGTCCATGACAAAGAAAGTCTACTGTGAAAATGAAATGGCTCCAGAGCAAATAGACATGACGGATGAGATCACATTAATCAGCCAGTTGAGGAAATATTTACAGCAAAAGAGGTATGTTGTGGTTTTTGATGATGTTTGGAAGTCAGAGTTTTGGGAAATTGTGAAACATGCTTTACCATGCAATGACAGAGGAAGCAGGATTATTATCACAACACGCAGTGATCTCATTGGTGTATCTTGTAAAGAATCTTTATTTGATCAGGTCCACAAGCTACAACCTCTGTCTCAAGACAAGGCTTGGGAATTGTTTTGTAGAAAGGCATTCCAGTCTGAGTTTCAAAGGTGTTGTCCCAAAGAATTGGTGAAACTGTCGATGGACATTGTCAAAAAATGTGAAGGCTTGCCACTTGCAATTGTTGCCATAGGTGGTCTTTTGTCAACAAAGGAAAAGGTGCCATTAGAATGGAAAAAGTTGCATGATAGCCTCAGTTCTGAGCTAGAATGTAATCCACACCTTACAAGTGTaacaaaaattctctctcttagtTATCATGATCTTCCGTGCTACCTAAAGTCTTGCTACTTATACTTTGGCATTTTTCCAGAGGACTACTCAATAACGGGTGAAAGATTATTTTGGCTATGGGTAGCTGAGggctttataaaagaaaagaagggaaaacCATTGGAAGACGTAGCAAAAGAATACTTAATGGAGCTCATCCATAGAAACTTGGTTCAAGTTTCATTTGGGGAGCTTGATtatgaattatttagaaagtacAGAATCCATGATCTGTTGCATGAAATCATCCTATCGAAGGCTGGGGAGTTAAACTTCTGTCAAGTTCTCGAAGCAGGTGACACAACTTTCCCTATAAAAAGTCGGTGCCTATCAATCCACGATgctagagaaaatatttttgaaacaagTGAGTACTCTCGGGTTCGTTctgtttttctcttcaacattAATGAAATGCCCAATTCTTTCATAgttaaattgttcaaaaagttCAAGCTTTTGAAAGTGTTAGATTTTGAAGATGCTCCTATTGATTATCTTCCTCAAGAAGTGGGTAATTTATTCCATTTGAAGTACTTATGTTTGAGGAGAACAAAAGTGAAAATACTCCCAAAGTCAGTGGGTAGGCTACATAATCTGCAGACACTAAATGTCGTGGAAACCGCAGTGCGTGAACTACCAATTGAAATATTCAGGCTTTATAAGCTAAGACAGATTTTGGCTCATTCTCATGACTTTGAAATTAAAAGTAGCTTTTATTCAGTGCGAGGAGTAAAAGTACATGAAGGGGTTGGATGTTTAAACGAATTGCAAGCACTATCAATTATTGAGGCAAATCATCATGGCGTTGGTTTATTTGAAGAGCTTAGAAAGTTGAGTCGGTTGAAGATGTTGGCTATTTCAAATATGACTGCAGAACGTGGGAGTGCTCTATGTATCTCCATTCAAAACATGGTCCaccttaaaattttgtttgtaggCTCAATTAGTGAAGATGAGATTATAGACTTACAATCAATTTCATCTCCACCTCCATTTTTAGAGCATCTTTCTCTAAGAGGTCGATTGGTGAAGTTGCCTAGTTGGATTCCAAAGCTTCAAAATTTGATCACACtgctcttatttttctcatcatTAGAGGAAGATCCACTACCGCGTGTCCAAGCTTTGCCTAATCTAATTACTCTTTCCCTCAATCATGTGTATGATGGGGGGCAGCTGTATTTTGAAGAAGGCGGTTTTCGAAAACTGAAGAGGCTTACACTCAGAGAGTTGAAAACATTAAAGATGGTGGAAATAGACAGAGGATCACTGCCCAGTCTTGAGCAACTAGAGATTGGACCGTGCCCGCAAATGAAAGAGGTACCCGCTGGAATCCAACACTTGAAAAGTCTAAAGATTCTTGACTTCTATGAAATGCTTGGAGAATTTGTGCTACGTATGCAGCCAGATGGAGGTGAAGATTATTGGAAAGTCAAGATGGTAACTACTATCCGTCTCAGGTATAGAATTAAAGGAGAACGATATCAAATATACCAACTTGGTGACTCGGCCTTGTTGGAGCGTTTGCAAAGGTGA